Within the Cyanobacteriota bacterium genome, the region CGCTGGTGATTTTACCTCCCTGGGAGAGGCGAGCGGCTGCTGTCAACACATCCTCTTGGGACGCATTAATGCAGACGTAGAAGGTAACACGCATATCTGCCCGTAGGTAGTCTTGAGTGCGCACGGCCAGTTTACCCGCCCGCTCCACGTCGATCGAAATCTCTCGCAATGGCACTCGTGTCAGTTCATGGAACCCTGGTAGCACCACGCAACCACCGTTAAGAATCACCGTCTTTTTCTTAATGAAAATGCCGCCCGTGCGCACAAAGGCTTCATTGGTGGGTGTGATTACGTATACGCGGGTATAAGCCCACACACTAGCAAGCAACAACACAATCAGGGTTACGACTAGTCCTGGAAAGACTAGAATGCCACTGGTTTGGGCCATCATCAAAGATGAAGCATGGGGCTGGGGCAACAGCGAAGGTGCAGTGCTAGCTGTAGTTTTCAAATCACAGCTCGACGGATCTGTCAGCAATTCGGAGGACGAGTGCAGTTGGCATTGCTCAGGAGTTGGAGAGGCAACTGCGGGAAGGGATTGAATCAGTACAAACCAGAAAAGCATAGTGATAGCAAGGTAAGGGGGCTAAATGATCACGAGCTGACACAATATACCTTGCTCAGTTTTACACCATAGGATTGTTGATCGTCGCGTTTCTGCCATACTCTGCAACCTATGCAGTAGTGCCTCTGTATTGTCTCACAGTTTCCCAATCACCAGATTCTCTGACTAGCCGATTCAACAAGAGGCATCAGTTCAATAGGGTTTAATCGCCTGAGGTAAACGAATTGTAAAGCAGGTTTGATAGGGTTGTGGATGAGATGGCAATGAGTCGAGACCATGCGCCGTTGTAGGACTAGCTCTATCTGCTGGCTTAACCAAGGGTTGACTCGTGACCTTAATCGTACCTTGCATATAGTCAACCAACCCTTTTACAAGGGCTAACCCTAGCCCTGTCCCTGGAATAACATGATCATTTGCCTTAGCTCCACGCCAAAATGTTTCAAACACATGGGCCAGTTCATCTTCAGCAATGCCATGCCCCTGGTTGCACAGGGTTATTGTCACCTGTTGGTTTGGTGACTCCCCGTCTAGTGAAGCTGTCAATGTAACTTGTGTATTGGAGAAGGCATACTTACCAGCGTTAGTCAGCAGTTCCGTTAGTATCCAGCGGATATTATCACGACTGCTCTGGAGATATAGGTGCTGCGGTAAATTAGTTACCAACGATACATTACACGATCGCCATTTGCCTTGGAATTCTGGCACCAAGTCGGTCACAATTTCTACCAGATCAATCCAGTCCAGTGGTGCAGTGAATTTCTTTAGCTCTAACTCTTGGAGCATCAGGAGGTTTTGAATCAGCTCAATTTCTCGATCGCAGCACTGCTCCAAAATATTTACGTAATGGTCATGGCGATCCTTTGCTAAATCCGATCGCCGTAGCATCCGAATTGCCAACCGCATACTAGTTAATGGAGTGCGTAACTCGTGATTCACCGTCGTGAGAAAACCATCTTTCACTTGGTTTAGGGCCTGCAATTCAGCGACTTGACGGCGGGTGACTTCATACAACTTGGATTGCACCTCCAAACTGCGACAAAGTTGAGAGGTGCGCTCTTCTACCAATGCCCGCACTTGGCGGAGGGTTTGCAACTGAATGATGGCCGTGCTGACTTGGCTACCAACTTGTTCTGCCAGTTTTAGGTCATCCGGCTGCCATGGATAGGAAGTGCTGCGTTGAATCACCAAGAACCCTAGCACAGTTCCACGATGCCCTAGAGGAACTAACAAAAGGGCAGGGAATCTATCTACTTGCAAAAGGGCATTAGGCACTGCAGAGGGATGTGATGTCAACAGTTCTTGGACATTGGCAACGGCTATCACTTCGTAGGGGTTGCTGAAGGCTTGTTGACAGAGCATACAGTCTGCCAACAAGAAGGATGAGGATTCTGAAGGTAGTTGGAGGGCATCCCCATCACTTCGGCACCACTGAGCCGCCAGCATAATCTGAGTCCCAGATTTACGGGGTTCTTGACTAGAAGATACAGGAAGTAATTCCGGCCTAACTTCTCTGGTTGGTACCTCTGAAGCAGATGGGATCAGAGTTAATCGACGGGAAACTAGTTGGTTGAGAGTTGACAGCATCGTATGCTGGGTCAGCAAGGGATCTCCATAGTTAATCAACAGCACTAGACCCCGATCTCCACCAAGCAAGTCAGTTACCCCCGCAATCGCCAGTTGCAAAATAGTCGTCAAGTCCAGGGAGCTACGTATGGCTGCGCTGATTCGATCAAGCAGATTTTGGCGTGCAGTAATAGCCTGAACTTGGTCACGCAGAGTTGCTACTTGATGGACTGTAGCTAGATGTGCAAATGCCATCGCGATAGGGCTAGCTACCGTAGCCAACCCTTTCACATCTGAACTACTCCAGGGATTAGTACCAAGCCGCAATAACCCAATGAGTCCATTTTCAACACCAGACCAGCCTACTTTAACAAGCAAGACAGAGCAACTTGCCAGGCCAGAAGGTAATTGGCTAGACGTAGGCAAGATTTCAATATCCACAACTTGAAACAGGTCTAACTGTTGCAGATGATGTTGGATTTGGGGATGACTAAGCCAAGTATCTAAGGAAATAGTAGAAATGTTGGGTGACCAGCCATCTCTAAACCAGTAGGTGCCGCTGGCAAGCTCGCTCACATG harbors:
- a CDS encoding GAF domain-containing sensor histidine kinase gives rise to the protein MLTDAFHLTAELTARLTNAPIVEQMSDIARRLAECFQADSSAISAHVSELASGTYWFRDGWSPNISTISLDTWLSHPQIQHHLQQLDLFQVVDIEILPTSSQLPSGLASCSVLLVKVGWSGVENGLIGLLRLGTNPWSSSDVKGLATVASPIAMAFAHLATVHQVATLRDQVQAITARQNLLDRISAAIRSSLDLTTILQLAIAGVTDLLGGDRGLVLLINYGDPLLTQHTMLSTLNQLVSRRLTLIPSASEVPTREVRPELLPVSSSQEPRKSGTQIMLAAQWCRSDGDALQLPSESSSFLLADCMLCQQAFSNPYEVIAVANVQELLTSHPSAVPNALLQVDRFPALLLVPLGHRGTVLGFLVIQRSTSYPWQPDDLKLAEQVGSQVSTAIIQLQTLRQVRALVEERTSQLCRSLEVQSKLYEVTRRQVAELQALNQVKDGFLTTVNHELRTPLTSMRLAIRMLRRSDLAKDRHDHYVNILEQCCDREIELIQNLLMLQELELKKFTAPLDWIDLVEIVTDLVPEFQGKWRSCNVSLVTNLPQHLYLQSSRDNIRWILTELLTNAGKYAFSNTQVTLTASLDGESPNQQVTITLCNQGHGIAEDELAHVFETFWRGAKANDHVIPGTGLGLALVKGLVDYMQGTIKVTSQPLVKPADRASPTTAHGLDSLPSHPQPYQTCFTIRLPQAIKPY